The Triticum dicoccoides isolate Atlit2015 ecotype Zavitan chromosome 6A, WEW_v2.0, whole genome shotgun sequence genome has a window encoding:
- the LOC119314961 gene encoding protein FAR1-RELATED SEQUENCE 5-like isoform X1, with amino-acid sequence MREFVQRKSGQVVAPEIGREFDSLAEAFEFYNLYSWEIGFGIRYGQSRTNAKKSRTVQDIVCGCAGRPKKENTKSVACNCQALIRLHRTADNGWYIHDFRSEHNHHLSSSCGEKLHWPSHRNIDTHTKDIVKHLRSNNIGITKVFCVIASFFGSMESVPFNKRALKYMCKRMNQETADDDIRKTVQLFSELKKNDPMFADSVLVDGDSKIQALMWTNGRSRYQYKMFGDAITFDTTYRTNQYDMPFGLFVGVNHHFQSIILGGVMMRNEKQESFEWVFKEFVSLMGGKAPVTILTDQCRAMELAIAEVLPGRKHRWCKWHVLRRAKESLGSVYTQNKDFRDELHKILEYMLTVEEFEAAWAKLIQKYGLQEHPMLTQIYELRQKWAKPYFAGVFCARMTSTQRSESANHMLKNFVPAGASMHMFVRNYQKLQFDRDSEENFAEKKSHLVSTVLKTGLPMERHAAKVYTPVLFKQFQEACFKSASYYVENTLVINDTYCVTHLFAERRESWSKTSYNVKVHQPENIFKCECGMYEHMGLLCCHAIRVMAHLKFTKIPEEHIMRRWTKNACEDLPEHLKIYKGHSPILESTTFRHTTLYTTALDIVRMGDSNPEAFDLAMVRLSDARDDLKEKATEKDGKGLEDILGKENIDINGVDAGDINLKSSMRIESRKRDRGRPTNARSRPGYEVSNPRTKFCKTCRGKGHNSGKCPTNDGSNKKQRKEPKCGKCGVLGHIRTQCNRTFESWFR; translated from the exons ATGCGTGAATTTGTTCAAAGGAAGTCTGGACAAGTTGTCGCCCCTGAGATTGGAAGAGAGTTCGACTCACTTGCGGAGGCATTTGAATTTTATAATCTTTATTCTTGGGAGATTGGGTTTGGCATCAGATATGGTCAATCTAGGACAAATGCAAAGAAGAGCAGAACCGTTCAGGACATCGTTTGCGGCTGTGCG GGAAGGCCAAAGAAAGAAAACACAAAGTCAGTAGCCTGCAACTGCCAAGCCTTGATCAGGCTACACCGCACAGCCGACAATGGATGGTATatacatgattttagatctgaacacaACCACCATTTGTCCTCATCGTGTGGCGAGAAACTACATTGGCCATCACACAGGAACAttgacacacacacaaaagatattgtCAAGCACTTGAGGAGCAACAACATTGGGATAACCAAGGTTTTTTGTGTCATCGCAAGCTTCTTTGGATCAATGGAGAGTGTACCATTCAACAAGAGAGCTCTCAAGTACATGTGCAAGAGGATGAACCAAGAAACTGCagatgatgacataaggaaaacagTTCAACTCTTCTCTGAACTTAAGAAGAATGACCCAATGTTTGCTGACAGTGTTCTTGTCGACGGCGACAGCAAGATTCAGGCTCTTATGTGGACAAATGGAAGGAGTAGATACCAATACAAAATGTTTGGCGATGCAATCACATTCGACACAACATATCGTACAAACCAGTACGATATGCCATTCGGACTATTTGTTGGGGTCAACCATCATTTCCAGAGCATAATATTAGGAGGCGTTATGATGAGGAACGAGAAGCAAGAATCATTCGAGTGGGTATTCAAGGAATTTGTGTCATTAATGGGAGGTAAAGCACCGGTAACTATCCTAACAG ACCAATGCCGTGCCATGGAGTTGGCTATTGCTGAAGTATTGCCTGGAAGGAAGCACCGGTGGTGCAAATGGCATGTGCTGCGTCGTGCAAAGGAATCCCTTGGCTCTGTATACACACAGAACAAAGATTTCAGGGATGAACTACACAAGATATTGGAATATATGCTCACTGTAGAAGAGTTCGAAGCAGCTTGGGCAAAGTTGATTCAAAAGTATGGTCTTCAGGAACACCCAATGTTGACACAGATATACGAGCTCCGACAGAAATGGGCAAAGCCATATTTTGCAGGTGTATTCTGCGCGAGGATGACAAGCACCCAACGGTCAGAGAGCGCTAACCACATGTTGAAGAATTTTGTACCTGCTGGTGCCTCAATGCACATGTTTGTTAGGAACTACCAGAAACTTCAGTTTGACCGTGATTCAGAAGAAAATTTTGCTGAGAAGAAAAGCCACTTG GTGAGCACAGTGCTCAAGACCGGTTTGCCTATGGAGAGGCATGCTGCGAAGGTTTACACACCTGTGCTGTTCAAACAGTTCCAAGAAGCATGCTTCAAATCTGCATCCTACTACGTCGAGAACACTCTGGTCATAAACGATACATATTGTGTCACACACCTTTTTGCAGAGCGGAGAGAGAGCTGGTCAAAAACATCTTACAATGTCAAAGTGCATCAACCTGAGAATATCTTCAAATGTGAGTGTGGAATGTATGAGCATATGGGTTTGCTCTGCTGCCATGCGATCCGG GTAATGGCACACTTGAAATTCACGAAGATACCAGAAGAGCACATCATGAGGAGGTGGACTAAAAACGCATGTGAAGATTTACCTGAGCACTTGAAAATATATAAGGGACACAGCCCTATCCTGGAATCAACTACCTTCAGGCATACAACACTTTACACAACAGCTCTTGATATTGTAAGGATGGGTGACAGCAACCCTGAGGCCTTCGACCTTGCAATGGTAAGGCTGTCAGATGCAAGGGATGATCTCAAAGAAAAAGCAACTGAGAAAGATGGCAAAGGACTAGAGGATATACTAGGTAAAGAAAACATTGATATCAACGGGGTTGATGCAGGCGACATTAATCTCAAATCATCAATGAGGATAGAATCTCGCAAGAGAGATCGTGGGCGACCTACCAACGCAAGATCTAGGCCAGGCTATGAAGTGAGCAATCCAAGAaccaagttttgtaaaacttgcagggGAAAGGGACACAACTCTGGGAAGTGCCCAACAAATGACGGATCAAACAAGAAGCAGAGGAAAGAACCAAAGTGCGGGAAGTGTGGCGTACTTGGACACATCAGGACACAATGCAACAGAACATTTGAATCGTGGTTTAGATGA
- the LOC119314961 gene encoding protein FAR1-RELATED SEQUENCE 5-like isoform X2, whose translation MREFVQRKSGQVVAPEIGREFDSLAEAFEFYNLYSWEIGFGIRYGQSRTNAKKSRTVQDIVCGCAGRPKKENTKSVACNCQALIRLHRTADNGWYIHDFRSEHNHHLSSSCGEKLHWPSHRNIDTHTKDIVKHLRSNNIGITKVFCVIASFFGSMESVPFNKRALKYMCKRMNQETADDDIRKTVQLFSELKKNDPMFADSVLVDGDSKIQALMWTNGRSRYQYKMFGDAITFDTTYRTNQYDMPFGLFVGVNHHFQSIILGGVMMRNEKQESFEWVFKEFVSLMGGKAPVTILTDQCRAMELAIAEVLPGRKHRWCKWHVLRRAKESLGSVYTQNKDFRDELHKILEYMLTVEEFEAAWAKLIQKYGLQEHPMLTQIYELRQKWAKPYFAGVFCARMTSTQRSESANHMLKNFVPAGASMHMFVRNYQKLQFDRDSEENFAEKKSHLVSTVLKTGLPMERHAAKSGERAGQKHLTMSKCINLRISSNVSVECMSIWVCSAAMRSG comes from the exons ATGCGTGAATTTGTTCAAAGGAAGTCTGGACAAGTTGTCGCCCCTGAGATTGGAAGAGAGTTCGACTCACTTGCGGAGGCATTTGAATTTTATAATCTTTATTCTTGGGAGATTGGGTTTGGCATCAGATATGGTCAATCTAGGACAAATGCAAAGAAGAGCAGAACCGTTCAGGACATCGTTTGCGGCTGTGCG GGAAGGCCAAAGAAAGAAAACACAAAGTCAGTAGCCTGCAACTGCCAAGCCTTGATCAGGCTACACCGCACAGCCGACAATGGATGGTATatacatgattttagatctgaacacaACCACCATTTGTCCTCATCGTGTGGCGAGAAACTACATTGGCCATCACACAGGAACAttgacacacacacaaaagatattgtCAAGCACTTGAGGAGCAACAACATTGGGATAACCAAGGTTTTTTGTGTCATCGCAAGCTTCTTTGGATCAATGGAGAGTGTACCATTCAACAAGAGAGCTCTCAAGTACATGTGCAAGAGGATGAACCAAGAAACTGCagatgatgacataaggaaaacagTTCAACTCTTCTCTGAACTTAAGAAGAATGACCCAATGTTTGCTGACAGTGTTCTTGTCGACGGCGACAGCAAGATTCAGGCTCTTATGTGGACAAATGGAAGGAGTAGATACCAATACAAAATGTTTGGCGATGCAATCACATTCGACACAACATATCGTACAAACCAGTACGATATGCCATTCGGACTATTTGTTGGGGTCAACCATCATTTCCAGAGCATAATATTAGGAGGCGTTATGATGAGGAACGAGAAGCAAGAATCATTCGAGTGGGTATTCAAGGAATTTGTGTCATTAATGGGAGGTAAAGCACCGGTAACTATCCTAACAG ACCAATGCCGTGCCATGGAGTTGGCTATTGCTGAAGTATTGCCTGGAAGGAAGCACCGGTGGTGCAAATGGCATGTGCTGCGTCGTGCAAAGGAATCCCTTGGCTCTGTATACACACAGAACAAAGATTTCAGGGATGAACTACACAAGATATTGGAATATATGCTCACTGTAGAAGAGTTCGAAGCAGCTTGGGCAAAGTTGATTCAAAAGTATGGTCTTCAGGAACACCCAATGTTGACACAGATATACGAGCTCCGACAGAAATGGGCAAAGCCATATTTTGCAGGTGTATTCTGCGCGAGGATGACAAGCACCCAACGGTCAGAGAGCGCTAACCACATGTTGAAGAATTTTGTACCTGCTGGTGCCTCAATGCACATGTTTGTTAGGAACTACCAGAAACTTCAGTTTGACCGTGATTCAGAAGAAAATTTTGCTGAGAAGAAAAGCCACTTG GTGAGCACAGTGCTCAAGACCGGTTTGCCTATGGAGAGGCATGCTGCGAAG AGCGGAGAGAGAGCTGGTCAAAAACATCTTACAATGTCAAAGTGCATCAACCTGAGAATATCTTCAAATGTGAGTGTGGAATGTATGAGCATATGGGTTTGCTCTGCTGCCATGCGATCCGG GTAA
- the LOC119314962 gene encoding uncharacterized protein LOC119314962 isoform X1 yields the protein MVRKSAEKSYGRMAACTSSPEPSENNPRQNFRLGDITWVKHDGSSWWPAQVIDEACASSKAKKKTSHDALVRLYGTCLDLYVDPWKSNMEFEMFLKKENKTAMEAFHEVLQKELSHFKSASDDEEEAVNTKAKTSTKKVRKQEALEQDQEVRSNAKGGGAAQKGKKQKGVRQASALDKALSIDSAEGLRDKTPKQASAVRDKKSGKKASSGTSVAKKEGSSKRSGRTNLKEYSDAAEDSTSQLHVSSASENAAEAGDMTSVNRSQHKTGLTVEGTHRKIKAMVRDILLGDVIDKQLAAEMAYVDEVIFGICEATEAKATAATATETEGGLSTKRAASGLEADSTRAAKKKPRKGKAAKPETKDPNSSPSRGAGGSEQRSARQIKIMQSLGLIAPLGSPFDVKGSAAVAR from the exons ATGGTGAGGAAAAGTGCAGAGAAAAGTTATGGTCGTATGGCTGCATGCACATCAAGTCCTGAACCCTCAGAAAATAACCCAAGGCAGAATTTCCGTTTAGGAGATATAACATGGGTTAAGCATGATGGCTCCTCATGGTGGCCAGCCCAG GTCATTGATGAAGCATGTGCCAGTagcaaggccaagaagaagaccagcCATGACGCTCTGGTTCGACTGTATGGCACATGCCTAGA CTTGTATGTTGACCCTTGGAAGTCTAACATGGAATTCGAAATG TTTCTGAAGAAAGAAAATAAGACAGCCATGGAAGCATTCCATGAGGTGCTTCAGAAG GAGCTCTCTCATTTTAAGTCGgccagtgatgacgaggaggaagcTGTCAACACAAAAG CCAAGACGTCTACTAAGAAAGTCAGAAAGCAAGAAGCCTTAGAGCAGGACCAAGAAGTTCGGAGCAATGCAAAAGGTGGAGGTGCTGCTCAGAAAGGAAAAAAGCAGAAAGGTGTGAGGCAAGCAAGTGCTCTTGACAAAGCTTTGAGTATAGATTCTGCTGAAGGTTTAAGAGATAAGACACCCAAGCAAGCTTCTGCTGTGCGAGATAAAAAGAGTGGTAAGAAGGCATCATCAGGAACATCGGTGGCCAAAAAGGAAGGATCCTCAAAGCGGTCGGGCCGTACCAATCTGAAGGAATATTCAGATGCGGCGGAGGACAGCACATCACAGCTCCATGTTTCAAGCGCAAGTGAAAATGCAGCTGAAGCAGGAGACATGACATCCGTGAATCGAAGCCAGCACAAAACTGGTTTGACGGTCGAAGGAACCCACCGGAAGATAAAAGCTATGGTCAGGGATATACTGCTGGGGGACGTCATAGACAAGCAGCTTGCTGCTGAAATGGCATATGTGGATGAAGTGATCTTTGGAATCTGTGAAGCTACCGAGGCAAAGGCGactgctgctactgctactgagacaGAGGGTGGACTAAGCACCAAGCGGGCCGCTAGTGGGCTGGAGGCTGACTCAACCCGTGCTGCGAAGAAGAAACCTAGAAAGGGCAAGGCGGCAAAGCCGGAGACCAAGGACCCCAACTCTTCTCCT AGCAGGGGCGCGGGGGGATCGGAGCAGCGTAGTGCGCGCCAGATCAAGATCATGCAGAGCCTGGGCCTGATCGCGCCGTTGGGATCTCCGTTCGACGTGAAGGGTTCTGCTGCAGTCGCCCGTTGA
- the LOC119314962 gene encoding uncharacterized protein LOC119314962 isoform X2, translating to MVRKSAEKSYGRMAACTSSPEPSENNPRQNFRLGDITWVKHDGSSWWPAQVIDEACASSKAKKKTSHDALVRLYGTCLDLYVDPWKSNMEFEMFLKKENKTAMEAFHEVLQKELSHFKSASDDEEEAVNTKAKTSTKKVRKQEALEQDQEVRSNAKGGGAAQKGKKQKGVRQASALDKALSIDSAEGLRDKTPKQASAVRDKKSGKKASSGTSVAKKEGSSKRSGRTNLKEYSDAAEDSTSQLHVSSASENAAEAGDMTSVNRSQHKTGLTVEGTHRKIKAMVRDILLGDVIDKQLAAEMAYVDEVIFGICEATEAKATAATATETEGGLSTKRAASGLEADSTRAAKKKPRKGKAAKPETKDPNSSPGRGGIGAA from the exons ATGGTGAGGAAAAGTGCAGAGAAAAGTTATGGTCGTATGGCTGCATGCACATCAAGTCCTGAACCCTCAGAAAATAACCCAAGGCAGAATTTCCGTTTAGGAGATATAACATGGGTTAAGCATGATGGCTCCTCATGGTGGCCAGCCCAG GTCATTGATGAAGCATGTGCCAGTagcaaggccaagaagaagaccagcCATGACGCTCTGGTTCGACTGTATGGCACATGCCTAGA CTTGTATGTTGACCCTTGGAAGTCTAACATGGAATTCGAAATG TTTCTGAAGAAAGAAAATAAGACAGCCATGGAAGCATTCCATGAGGTGCTTCAGAAG GAGCTCTCTCATTTTAAGTCGgccagtgatgacgaggaggaagcTGTCAACACAAAAG CCAAGACGTCTACTAAGAAAGTCAGAAAGCAAGAAGCCTTAGAGCAGGACCAAGAAGTTCGGAGCAATGCAAAAGGTGGAGGTGCTGCTCAGAAAGGAAAAAAGCAGAAAGGTGTGAGGCAAGCAAGTGCTCTTGACAAAGCTTTGAGTATAGATTCTGCTGAAGGTTTAAGAGATAAGACACCCAAGCAAGCTTCTGCTGTGCGAGATAAAAAGAGTGGTAAGAAGGCATCATCAGGAACATCGGTGGCCAAAAAGGAAGGATCCTCAAAGCGGTCGGGCCGTACCAATCTGAAGGAATATTCAGATGCGGCGGAGGACAGCACATCACAGCTCCATGTTTCAAGCGCAAGTGAAAATGCAGCTGAAGCAGGAGACATGACATCCGTGAATCGAAGCCAGCACAAAACTGGTTTGACGGTCGAAGGAACCCACCGGAAGATAAAAGCTATGGTCAGGGATATACTGCTGGGGGACGTCATAGACAAGCAGCTTGCTGCTGAAATGGCATATGTGGATGAAGTGATCTTTGGAATCTGTGAAGCTACCGAGGCAAAGGCGactgctgctactgctactgagacaGAGGGTGGACTAAGCACCAAGCGGGCCGCTAGTGGGCTGGAGGCTGACTCAACCCGTGCTGCGAAGAAGAAACCTAGAAAGGGCAAGGCGGCAAAGCCGGAGACCAAGGACCCCAACTCTTCTCCT GGGCGCGGGGGGATCGGAGCAGCGTAG
- the LOC119314964 gene encoding probable ATP synthase 24 kDa subunit, mitochondrial, with amino-acid sequence MALAARLVSRSRQLYSVQAALANGGVTQVRSFAKEAAPVSGDDLLKGIFFEVKKKFETALGVLKKEKITIDPDDPTAVANYAQVMRTVREKADLLSDPQRIKHTIETFTKGIPDARTYLDTLQQLRKKSGLIDDMGIEDMMMEALEKVEKDIKKPLLRSDKKNMGLLLAEFDKINKKLGIRKEDLPKIEENLEMELAKAELTELKKEVVEAMEGQLKREEFKDEAMPDVRKLDIRNFL; translated from the exons ATGGCGCTCGCCGCTCGCCTCGTATCCCGCTCCCGACAG TTATATTCTGTCCAAGCTGCTTTGGCCAATGGAGGCGTCACTCAAGTCCGCTCATTTGCCAAGGAGGCAGCTCCTGTCAGCGGAGATG ACCTATTGAAGGGCATCTTTTTTGAGGTGAAGAAAAAGTTTGAGACCGCACTTGGGGTCCTTAAGAAGGAGAAGATCACGATAGACCCAGATGACCCAACAGCAGTTGCTAACTATGCCCAAGTCATGAGGACTGTAAGAGAAAA GGCAGATCTTCTTTCCGATCCTCAGAGAATTAAACATACTATTGAGACTTTCACGAAGGGCATCCCTGATGCAAGGACGTACTTGGATACCCTTCAGCAGCTCAGGAAAAA GAGTGGTCTCATAGATGATATGGGTATTGAGGATATGATGATGGAAGCTCTTGAGAAAGTTGAGAAGGATATTAAGAAGCCTCTTCTGAGGAGTGACAAGAAGAACATGGGTCTCCTCTTGGCAGAGTTTGACAAGATAAACAAAAA GCTTGGCATTCGGAAGGAGGATCTTCCCAAGATTGAGGAAAATCTTGAAATGGAACTTGCCAAAGCTGAGCTGACGGAACTTAAGAAGGAAGTTGTTGAAGCAATGGAGGGTCAACTAAAGAG GGAGGAGTTTAAAGATGAGGCGATGCCTGACGTCAGGAAGTTGGACATTAGAAACTTCCTCTAG